One part of the Burkholderia vietnamiensis LMG 10929 genome encodes these proteins:
- a CDS encoding LysR substrate-binding domain-containing protein — protein sequence MNMAHSSVRRCGDRPARSQPGAPPQPGSRPPLASLETVCTVARHGSFLAAAEVSGVTHGAISRRVAAVENWLGMTLFERHARGVRMTPDGQRFVGRIEQAFAIIDGAADQWRLPRAPRLVRMSVVPAFAQLWLFERQQALESEAPALRIELGIELRNVDIAAGEADLSIRYGRGYWRHLETREFMPEKLHPVAHPRLAAQLATLRRRGGDAALLEMPLLHDSDVTGWRTWFAALGIAFKPRAQDRRFEDYNLVLAAAEAGLGVALARTPLASAYLERSALVRVSRHEVESPLSYHFVHAKGEARPEVLALMERMRAALG from the coding sequence ATGAATATGGCTCACAGCTCGGTGCGCCGCTGCGGCGACCGTCCGGCGCGCTCGCAGCCGGGTGCGCCGCCGCAGCCGGGCTCGCGACCGCCGCTCGCGAGTCTCGAGACCGTCTGCACGGTCGCGCGTCACGGCTCGTTTCTGGCGGCGGCCGAGGTGTCCGGCGTCACGCACGGCGCGATCAGCCGGCGCGTGGCTGCCGTCGAAAACTGGCTCGGCATGACGTTGTTCGAACGTCATGCGCGCGGCGTGCGCATGACGCCGGACGGCCAGCGCTTCGTCGGCCGGATCGAGCAGGCGTTCGCGATCATCGACGGCGCGGCCGATCAGTGGCGCTTGCCGCGCGCGCCGCGGCTCGTCAGGATGAGCGTGGTGCCCGCCTTCGCGCAGCTCTGGCTGTTCGAGCGGCAGCAGGCGCTCGAGAGCGAGGCGCCGGCGTTGCGCATCGAGCTCGGCATCGAGCTGCGCAACGTCGACATCGCAGCGGGCGAAGCGGATCTGTCGATTCGCTACGGGCGCGGCTACTGGCGTCATCTGGAAACGCGCGAGTTCATGCCGGAGAAGCTGCATCCGGTCGCGCACCCGCGGCTCGCCGCGCAGCTCGCCACGCTGCGCCGGCGCGGCGGCGACGCGGCGCTGCTCGAGATGCCGCTGCTGCACGATTCGGACGTCACCGGCTGGCGCACGTGGTTCGCCGCGCTCGGCATCGCGTTCAAGCCGCGCGCGCAGGACCGCCGCTTCGAGGATTACAACCTCGTGCTGGCGGCGGCCGAAGCGGGGCTCGGCGTGGCGCTGGCGCGCACGCCGCTTGCTAGCGCGTATCTCGAGCGCAGCGCGCTCGTGCGCGTGAGCAGGCACGAGGTCGAGTCGCCGCTCAGCTATCACTTCGTGCATGCAAAGGGCGAGGCGCGCCCCGAAGTGCTGGCGCTGATGGAGCGGATGCGCGCGGCGCTCGGATAG
- a CDS encoding DMT family transporter, whose product MNTLSSSPSSSSTRDARQRLVAAGAVAFTIVSRASAFPFIRIGLHGLTPLQLAAARFATAAVLALAWLAWRRPPKPSRGDALRFLACGLLGIALYNALLNTGEQTVSAGAASFIVNTLPIFTALLAAVFLHERFNRWGWLGSLVSLAGIAVIAHGQPGGLVLGSGSTLILGAALCSASYFVLQRRLIPVYGALPCTAYTLLAGAVLLAPWLPGALAALGGGASHETVSAVLVLGIFPAALGYAAWSFALGHFGAARASSFLYLTPAVATAMSMMLTGERPGIGTVGGGLLAIVGVVVVALRGRA is encoded by the coding sequence ATGAACACGCTCTCCTCCTCCCCCTCCTCCTCTTCGACGCGCGACGCGCGACAGCGGCTCGTCGCGGCCGGCGCGGTGGCGTTCACGATCGTCTCGCGGGCCAGCGCGTTCCCGTTCATCCGCATCGGCCTGCACGGGCTGACGCCGCTGCAGCTCGCCGCCGCGCGCTTCGCCACCGCGGCCGTGCTCGCGCTCGCATGGCTCGCGTGGCGGCGGCCGCCGAAGCCGAGCCGCGGCGACGCATTGCGCTTTCTCGCATGCGGCCTGCTCGGCATCGCGCTCTACAACGCGCTGCTCAACACCGGCGAGCAAACCGTCTCGGCCGGCGCGGCCAGCTTCATCGTCAACACGCTGCCGATCTTCACGGCACTGCTTGCCGCGGTGTTTCTGCATGAACGCTTCAATCGCTGGGGATGGCTCGGCTCGCTGGTCAGCCTCGCCGGCATCGCGGTGATCGCGCATGGTCAGCCGGGCGGCCTCGTGCTCGGCTCCGGCAGCACGCTGATCCTCGGCGCGGCGCTGTGTTCGGCCAGCTATTTCGTGTTGCAGCGGCGGCTGATCCCCGTGTACGGCGCGCTGCCATGCACCGCGTACACGCTGCTGGCCGGCGCGGTGCTGCTTGCGCCATGGTTGCCCGGCGCGCTGGCGGCGCTCGGCGGCGGCGCATCGCACGAGACGGTGTCGGCCGTCCTCGTGCTCGGCATCTTCCCGGCGGCGCTCGGCTATGCGGCGTGGTCGTTCGCACTCGGCCATTTCGGCGCGGCGCGCGCGTCCAGCTTCCTGTATCTGACGCCGGCGGTCGCGACGGCGATGTCGATGATGCTCACCGGCGAACGGCCCGGCATCGGCACCGTGGGCGGCGGCCTGCTGGCGATCGTGGGTGTCGTCGTCGTCGCATTGCGCGGACGCGCGTAG
- a CDS encoding branched-chain amino acid ABC transporter substrate-binding protein — protein MERSTVGMRCKPLVTVALAAAAFAAASSAMADQVVKIGSVEPTTGGISHLGKDNENGARLAVEEINAKGLTIGGKKITLQLDAQDDAADPRQATQVAQKLVDDKVVAVIGHLNSGTSIPASKIYSDAGIVQISPSATNPTYTQQGFKTTYRVVATDAQQGPALASYAQSKGVKSVAVIDDSTAYGQGLANEFEKKAKALGLKVLSHDATNDKAVDFRAILTKVKGENPDAIMYGGMDATGGPLAKQAKQLGLRAKILSGDGVCTDSLAQLAGPAADNVLCSQAGAALEKMPGGAAFVAKYEKRFNQGIKFDAPFAYDAVYIAVDAMKRANSTDPAKIVAAMPSTKYEGVIGTTTFDAKGDLTHGIISIYGYKAGKKTFLDQVKM, from the coding sequence ATGGAACGAAGCACCGTCGGCATGCGCTGCAAACCCCTGGTCACCGTCGCACTGGCAGCCGCCGCATTCGCGGCCGCCTCGAGCGCGATGGCCGACCAGGTCGTGAAGATCGGCAGCGTCGAACCGACAACGGGCGGCATTTCGCACCTGGGCAAGGACAACGAGAACGGCGCACGTCTCGCCGTCGAAGAGATCAATGCGAAGGGCCTGACGATCGGCGGCAAGAAGATCACGCTGCAGCTCGACGCGCAGGACGACGCGGCCGACCCGCGTCAGGCGACGCAGGTTGCGCAGAAGCTGGTCGACGACAAGGTCGTCGCCGTCATCGGCCACCTGAACTCGGGCACGTCGATCCCGGCGTCGAAGATCTACAGCGATGCGGGCATCGTGCAGATCTCGCCGTCGGCCACCAACCCGACCTACACGCAACAGGGCTTCAAGACCACCTATCGCGTGGTCGCGACCGACGCGCAGCAAGGCCCCGCGCTCGCGAGCTACGCGCAGTCGAAGGGCGTGAAGAGCGTCGCGGTGATCGACGATTCGACCGCGTACGGCCAGGGCCTCGCGAACGAATTCGAGAAGAAGGCCAAGGCGCTCGGCCTGAAGGTGCTGTCGCACGACGCGACCAACGACAAGGCCGTCGACTTCCGCGCGATCCTGACGAAGGTGAAGGGCGAGAACCCGGACGCGATCATGTACGGCGGCATGGATGCCACCGGCGGCCCGCTCGCGAAGCAGGCGAAGCAGCTCGGCCTGCGCGCGAAGATCCTGTCCGGCGACGGCGTGTGCACCGACTCGCTGGCGCAGCTGGCCGGCCCGGCGGCCGACAACGTGCTGTGCTCGCAGGCCGGCGCGGCGCTCGAGAAGATGCCGGGCGGCGCGGCGTTCGTCGCGAAGTACGAGAAGCGCTTCAACCAGGGCATCAAGTTCGATGCGCCGTTCGCATACGACGCGGTGTATATCGCCGTCGACGCGATGAAGCGCGCGAACTCGACCGATCCGGCCAAGATCGTCGCCGCGATGCCGTCGACGAAGTATGAAGGCGTGATCGGCACGACGACGTTCGACGCGAAGGGCGACCTGACGCACGGGATCATCTCGATCTACGGCTACAAGGCCGGCAAGAAGACCTTCCTCGATCAGGTGAAGATGTAA
- the ydiJ gene encoding D-2-hydroxyglutarate dehydrogenase YdiJ has translation MPIASLSRPVSPLEARYRDFLAALQAGGFAGEIRADHANRTVQATDNSIYQRLPQAVISPAHADDVRLLARVLAQPEHRGVAVAARGGGTGTNGQSLTDGVIVDLSRNLNRILEINADERWVRVQAGVVKDQLNAALKPHGLFFAPELSTSNRATIGGMINTDASGQGSCTYGKTRDHVLALDFVLLGGEQLRSDAVDEAELERRCARQDRVGDVYRTARRIRDEQAALIDAKFPKLNRCLTGYDLAHLREADGRFNLNSVLCGAEGSLGFVVEAKLNVLPIPKYSVLVNVRYGGFMDALRDARALLAHRPLSIETVDSKVLMLAMKDFVWSSVAEYFPQDDGRPTLGINLIEFSGDDAHDVDARVHAFVEHLRTDTSVERLGHTLASGAEAVKRVYAMRKRAVGLLGNVQGEARPQPFVEDTAVPPENLAEYIAEFRALLDAHGLQYGMFGHVDAGVLHVRPALDMKDPKQAALVRPVSDAVAALTQRHGGLLWGEHGKGVRSEYAPAFFGELYPSLQQLKAAFDPHNQLNPGKIATPPLRTLRLLKIDEVPTRGDHDRQIDERVWRSYGTAMHCNGNGACYNFDPDDAMCPSWKATRERVQSPKGRASLMREWLRLQGQAGVDVVAAARVRQPWATGIVTRWRNSRAARNGAADFSHEVYDAMAGCLACKSCAGQCPVKVNVPEFRSRFLELYHQRYQRPLRDYLIGSLEFTMPWLARVPALYNRMMAAGWVRTLLERQVGMVDSPLLSRFDLAAALRQWRVRPADPHALAALTDAQRARSVVIVQDTFTRYFDTEQLATLIELAARIGFQVWLAPLAQNGKALHVQGFLRAFERAAIRNATQLAALARSGVALVGLDPAMTLTYRQEYLKVTGLVDVPQVALPQEWLLDALPEARAGRASGAAFRLLPHCTERTNAPDSGRQWAQLFARRGLRLTVEAAGCCGMSGTYGHEARNLATSKAIYAQSWAAHVDGSAERGEALATGYSCRSQVKRMSSKQLRHPLQALLDQVRAAD, from the coding sequence ATGCCGATCGCTTCGTTGTCCCGTCCCGTCAGCCCGCTCGAGGCCCGTTACCGCGACTTCCTCGCCGCGCTGCAGGCTGGCGGTTTCGCCGGCGAAATCCGCGCCGACCACGCGAACCGCACCGTGCAGGCCACCGACAACTCGATCTATCAGCGCCTGCCGCAAGCGGTCATCAGCCCCGCGCATGCGGACGACGTGCGGCTGCTCGCGCGCGTGCTCGCGCAGCCCGAGCATCGCGGCGTCGCGGTGGCGGCGCGCGGCGGCGGCACCGGCACCAACGGGCAGTCGCTGACCGACGGCGTGATCGTCGACCTGTCGCGCAACCTGAACCGGATTCTCGAAATCAACGCCGACGAGCGCTGGGTGCGCGTGCAGGCCGGCGTCGTCAAGGATCAGCTCAATGCCGCGCTGAAGCCGCACGGGCTGTTTTTCGCGCCGGAGCTGTCGACGTCGAATCGCGCGACGATCGGCGGGATGATCAACACCGACGCAAGCGGGCAGGGCAGCTGCACCTACGGCAAGACGCGCGACCACGTGCTCGCGCTCGACTTCGTGCTGCTCGGCGGCGAGCAACTACGCAGCGACGCCGTCGACGAAGCCGAACTCGAACGCCGCTGCGCGCGGCAGGACCGCGTCGGCGACGTGTATCGCACCGCGCGCCGCATCCGCGACGAACAGGCGGCGCTGATCGACGCGAAATTCCCCAAGCTCAATCGCTGCCTGACCGGCTACGACCTCGCGCACCTGCGCGAAGCCGACGGCCGCTTCAATCTCAACAGCGTGCTGTGCGGCGCCGAAGGCTCGCTCGGCTTCGTCGTCGAAGCGAAGCTGAACGTGCTGCCGATCCCGAAGTACTCGGTGCTGGTCAACGTGCGCTATGGCGGCTTCATGGACGCGCTGCGCGATGCGCGCGCGCTGCTCGCCCATCGGCCGCTGTCGATCGAAACGGTCGACTCGAAGGTGCTGATGCTCGCGATGAAGGATTTCGTCTGGAGCAGCGTGGCCGAGTATTTCCCGCAGGACGACGGGCGTCCGACGCTCGGCATCAACCTGATCGAATTCAGCGGCGACGACGCCCATGACGTCGATGCGCGCGTGCATGCGTTCGTCGAGCATTTGCGCACCGATACGAGCGTCGAGCGGCTCGGCCACACGCTCGCGAGCGGCGCTGAAGCGGTCAAGCGCGTGTACGCGATGCGCAAGCGCGCGGTCGGGCTGCTCGGCAACGTGCAGGGCGAGGCGCGCCCCCAGCCGTTCGTCGAGGACACCGCGGTGCCGCCCGAGAACCTCGCCGAATACATCGCCGAATTCCGCGCGCTGCTCGATGCTCACGGGTTGCAATACGGGATGTTCGGCCACGTCGACGCCGGCGTGCTGCACGTGCGCCCCGCGCTCGACATGAAGGACCCGAAGCAGGCGGCGCTGGTGCGGCCGGTGTCGGACGCGGTGGCCGCGCTCACGCAGCGGCATGGTGGCCTTTTATGGGGCGAGCACGGCAAGGGCGTGCGGTCGGAATACGCGCCGGCGTTCTTCGGCGAGCTGTATCCGTCGCTGCAGCAGCTGAAGGCCGCGTTCGATCCGCACAACCAGCTGAATCCCGGCAAGATCGCGACGCCGCCGCTGCGCACGCTGCGGCTGCTGAAGATCGACGAGGTGCCGACGCGCGGCGACCACGACCGGCAGATCGACGAGCGCGTGTGGCGCAGCTACGGCACCGCGATGCACTGCAACGGCAACGGTGCGTGCTACAACTTCGACCCGGACGACGCGATGTGTCCGTCGTGGAAGGCGACGCGCGAGCGCGTGCAGTCGCCGAAGGGGCGCGCCTCGCTGATGCGCGAATGGTTGCGCCTGCAAGGACAGGCGGGCGTCGACGTCGTCGCGGCGGCGCGTGTGCGGCAGCCGTGGGCGACGGGCATCGTCACGCGCTGGCGCAACAGCCGCGCCGCGCGCAACGGCGCAGCGGACTTCTCGCACGAGGTGTACGACGCGATGGCCGGCTGCCTCGCGTGCAAGTCGTGTGCGGGGCAGTGCCCGGTCAAGGTCAACGTGCCCGAGTTCCGCTCGCGCTTTCTGGAGCTGTATCACCAGCGCTATCAGCGGCCGCTGCGCGACTATCTGATCGGCTCGCTCGAATTCACGATGCCGTGGCTCGCACGCGTGCCCGCGCTGTACAACCGGATGATGGCGGCCGGGTGGGTGCGCACGCTGCTCGAGCGTCAGGTCGGCATGGTCGACAGCCCGCTGCTGAGCCGCTTCGATCTCGCGGCCGCGCTGCGGCAATGGCGCGTGCGGCCGGCCGATCCGCACGCGCTCGCCGCGCTGACCGACGCGCAGCGCGCGCGCAGTGTGGTCATCGTGCAGGACACGTTCACGCGTTACTTCGACACCGAGCAGTTGGCGACGCTGATCGAACTGGCCGCGCGCATCGGTTTCCAGGTATGGCTCGCGCCGCTCGCGCAGAACGGCAAGGCGCTGCACGTGCAGGGCTTTCTGCGCGCGTTCGAGCGGGCGGCGATCCGCAACGCGACGCAGCTCGCCGCGCTTGCACGCTCGGGCGTCGCGCTGGTCGGCCTCGATCCGGCGATGACGCTCACGTATCGGCAGGAATACCTGAAGGTGACCGGGCTCGTCGACGTGCCGCAGGTCGCGCTGCCGCAGGAGTGGCTGCTCGATGCGTTGCCGGAAGCCCGCGCGGGCCGCGCGTCGGGCGCCGCGTTTCGGCTGCTGCCGCACTGCACCGAGCGGACCAACGCACCGGACAGCGGCAGGCAATGGGCGCAGCTATTCGCGCGGCGCGGTCTGCGCCTGACGGTCGAGGCGGCCGGCTGCTGCGGGATGTCGGGCACCTATGGGCACGAGGCGCGCAATCTCGCGACGTCGAAGGCGATCTATGCGCAATCGTGGGCGGCGCACGTAGATGGTTCCGCGGAACGAGGCGAGGCGCTGGCGACCGGGTACTCGTGCCGCAGCCAGGTGAAGCGCATGTCGTCGAAGCAACTGCGGCATCCGTTGCAGGCGTTGCTCGATCAGGTGCGAGCGGCAGACTGA
- a CDS encoding LysR substrate-binding domain-containing protein: protein MNYRRLTPSMSLLLVFEAAARHESYTRAADELSLSQSAISRQVQTLEAQLGVALFRREGRSVKLTEVGRRYFAEVSGALGRIRGATLQAMSHQAGAGTLRLATLPTFGSKWLLPHLHGFYAAHPGVTVHLHSRIGAIDFHTDDVDAAITVGTGDWPGLHAHRLSNEFLIAIASPAAAGQRNAKARAPAWAAGQTLLGVTSNQHAWAEWFAHFGLDHRDMRVGPSFELTSHLIQAVRAGIGIGLVPKVLVEDELTRHELVPIGDAITSRRSYYLVYPPENETLPSLAAFREWLLKAC from the coding sequence ATGAATTATCGCCGCCTGACCCCGTCGATGTCGCTCTTGCTGGTGTTCGAAGCCGCCGCACGGCACGAGAGCTACACGCGTGCCGCCGACGAGCTGTCGCTGAGCCAGAGCGCGATCAGCCGGCAGGTGCAGACGCTCGAGGCTCAACTCGGCGTCGCGCTGTTCCGGCGCGAGGGCCGCTCCGTGAAGCTGACCGAGGTCGGGCGGCGCTACTTCGCCGAAGTGAGCGGCGCGCTCGGGCGCATCCGCGGCGCGACGCTGCAGGCGATGTCGCATCAGGCCGGCGCCGGCACGCTGCGGCTCGCGACGTTGCCGACCTTCGGTTCGAAATGGTTGCTGCCGCATCTGCACGGCTTCTACGCCGCGCATCCGGGCGTGACGGTGCATCTGCATTCGCGGATCGGCGCGATCGACTTTCACACCGACGACGTCGATGCGGCCATCACGGTCGGCACCGGCGACTGGCCGGGCCTGCACGCGCACCGGCTGTCCAACGAATTCCTGATCGCGATCGCCAGCCCGGCCGCTGCCGGGCAGCGCAACGCCAAGGCGCGGGCGCCCGCCTGGGCGGCCGGCCAGACGCTGCTGGGCGTGACCAGCAATCAGCACGCGTGGGCCGAGTGGTTCGCGCATTTCGGCCTCGATCATCGCGACATGCGGGTCGGGCCGAGCTTCGAGCTGACGTCGCACCTGATCCAGGCCGTGCGGGCCGGCATCGGCATCGGCCTGGTGCCGAAGGTGCTCGTCGAAGACGAACTGACCCGCCACGAGCTCGTGCCGATCGGCGACGCGATCACGAGCCGGCGCAGCTACTATCTCGTGTATCCGCCGGAAAACGAAACGCTGCCGTCGCTGGCCGCGTTTCGCGAATGGCTGCTGAAAGCGTGCTGA